In one window of Fusobacteria bacterium ZRK30 DNA:
- a CDS encoding sodium:alanine symporter family protein, protein MLFDLVKSMNNLFWGYLLIFLLAGTGIYYTFILKFVQVRRFFDSIKKAIGGASIGEEAGDKGMNSFQSLTTAIAAQVGTGNLAGAATAIVSGGPGAIFWMWITAFFGMSTVFAEAVLAQVFKKEVNGKMRGGPAFYIQEGIKNKKLAKILASFFSISIIMALGFVGNMVQANSIGNAFKESFGLNPIIIGVIVAVLAGLIFKGGVKSIASFTEKVIPIMSVLYIIGALIILFKNLDGTVEAFKLIFVCAFSPKAAAGGILGVTVKQAVRYGVARGLFSNEAGMGSTPHAHAIAKVKHPCDQGLVAMFGVFFDTFVILTLTSLVIIANTPLGGGGLIGIALTQHAFIASLGSVGGVFIAVSLFFFAFSTIVGWYFFGEANIRFLFGSDKATNVYTIIVLICIVVGTAIEVPVIWELADFFNGLMIFPNLVAILLMSKLVKEKLKDYED, encoded by the coding sequence ATGTTATTTGATCTTGTAAAAAGTATGAACAATTTATTTTGGGGCTATCTATTGATTTTTCTGCTGGCAGGTACAGGGATTTACTATACCTTTATATTAAAGTTTGTCCAAGTCAGAAGATTTTTTGATAGTATAAAAAAAGCCATAGGTGGTGCTAGTATAGGTGAGGAAGCAGGAGATAAAGGAATGAACTCGTTCCAATCTTTAACTACTGCAATTGCAGCACAGGTAGGAACTGGAAACTTAGCCGGAGCAGCCACAGCAATTGTGTCTGGTGGGCCAGGAGCAATCTTTTGGATGTGGATTACTGCATTTTTCGGGATGTCTACTGTCTTTGCAGAGGCTGTATTAGCTCAAGTTTTTAAAAAGGAAGTAAACGGTAAGATGAGAGGAGGACCTGCTTTCTATATACAGGAAGGTATTAAAAATAAAAAATTAGCTAAAATTTTGGCGAGTTTCTTCTCAATCAGTATTATTATGGCTCTTGGGTTTGTAGGTAATATGGTTCAGGCCAACTCAATAGGTAATGCATTTAAGGAATCTTTTGGTTTGAATCCTATTATCATTGGTGTTATTGTAGCTGTTTTAGCCGGACTTATCTTCAAGGGAGGGGTAAAGAGCATTGCTTCATTTACAGAGAAAGTTATTCCTATTATGTCTGTTCTCTATATTATAGGAGCATTGATAATTTTATTTAAAAACCTTGATGGTACTGTTGAAGCTTTTAAATTAATCTTTGTGTGTGCTTTCTCTCCTAAAGCTGCTGCTGGTGGTATTTTAGGGGTTACAGTTAAACAAGCTGTAAGATATGGTGTTGCACGTGGACTGTTCTCCAATGAAGCAGGAATGGGATCTACTCCCCATGCCCATGCTATTGCAAAAGTTAAGCATCCTTGTGATCAAGGTTTAGTAGCTATGTTTGGGGTTTTCTTTGATACATTTGTTATCCTTACATTAACTTCTCTTGTAATCATCGCCAATACCCCTTTAGGAGGGGGAGGATTGATAGGAATTGCTCTTACTCAGCATGCCTTTATAGCTTCCCTTGGTTCTGTCGGTGGAGTATTTATTGCAGTTTCCTTATTTTTCTTTGCTTTTTCAACTATTGTCGGATGGTATTTCTTTGGAGAAGCAAATATCAGGTTCTTATTTGGAAGTGATAAGGCTACAAATGTTTATACAATTATTGTATTGATCTGTATTGTTGTGGGGACAGCCATAGAAGTACCAGTTATTTGGGAACTTGCAGACTTCTTCAATGGACTCATGATCTTCCCTAACTTAGTTGCAATTCTACTCATGTCTAAATTAGTAAAAGAAAAATTAAAAGACTATGAAGACTAA
- a CDS encoding GNAT family N-acetyltransferase has product MKADNIRKAKKEDKVVDLIMSAAGEIFLPMDPSFTGNKAREVCQFLFQSEYNKLSFENCFVYEKNNTIMGMVIVYDQNLETSLGENQRAILFKEYNIDVDFPIEGIKNSYYIDSIAVGDRYQGQGIGKSLLQFVTDKFNPCGLIVDVEKKSARSLYEKVGFKILNNIDLFGNHYYQMKTTEKI; this is encoded by the coding sequence ATGAAAGCAGATAATATTCGAAAAGCTAAAAAAGAGGATAAAGTTGTAGATCTCATTATGAGTGCAGCAGGGGAGATCTTTCTACCTATGGATCCGTCTTTTACAGGGAACAAAGCAAGGGAGGTGTGCCAGTTTTTATTTCAGAGTGAATATAATAAATTAAGTTTTGAAAATTGTTTTGTCTATGAAAAAAATAATACTATTATGGGAATGGTCATTGTCTACGATCAAAATTTAGAGACAAGTTTGGGAGAAAATCAGAGAGCTATACTTTTCAAAGAATATAATATAGATGTAGATTTTCCAATTGAGGGAATTAAGAACTCTTATTATATAGATAGTATCGCTGTAGGGGATAGATATCAAGGACAGGGAATAGGAAAGTCTCTCCTGCAGTTTGTCACCGACAAATTTAACCCTTGTGGACTTATTGTAGATGTAGAAAAAAAATCAGCAAGATCACTCTATGAAAAGGTGGGGTTTAAAATTCTAAATAATATCGATCTCTTTGGAAATCATTACTATCAGATGAAAACAACCGAAAAGATATAA
- a CDS encoding rod shape-determining protein RodA gives MKIKNQSLYGQDSEIEEKIGDRSIDSFIKVRGWILIIATLGLAIFSLLNIASASFYTSMRFYKTEYFFVKRQFLFLLAGIIPLFMGLGINYRWYEKKQAIKLIVILTFILFGVVAIGTAFGINSVVPIINGSRRWIDFKIIRLQPSELLKIAYIILIAKGLNACKKRKYKDMDVILTIFPFVMFFVLSVFFQRDLGTALHYIAISFIMIFFSDIGLKHIFKFIAVIVVIGVTYGSYAYFLGDDTSYRNRRIRAYVNGVVYDDYDNGDGYQIKQSLIAVGNGGLIGKGLGNGTQKYSYLPEIHTDFIMASVGEEWGFVGVSVMFLTYIIILQIGITIAKSTKDHFGKYLAIGITGYLFSQIIMNVYVVTGLMPVTGIPLPLMSYGGTSLWTTLFSIGVLYNINKHSLKEGTKDADKEERGSE, from the coding sequence ATGAAGATAAAAAATCAAAGTTTGTACGGACAAGATTCCGAGATAGAGGAAAAAATAGGAGATAGGTCCATAGATTCATTTATTAAGGTTAGAGGATGGATATTGATAATAGCTACCTTGGGGTTGGCAATATTCAGTCTTTTAAATATAGCCAGTGCAAGTTTTTATACCTCTATGAGGTTTTACAAGACAGAATATTTTTTTGTGAAAAGGCAGTTTTTATTTCTTTTAGCCGGGATAATCCCTTTATTTATGGGATTAGGGATCAACTATAGGTGGTATGAAAAAAAGCAGGCGATTAAACTGATAGTCATACTTACGTTTATCTTATTTGGGGTTGTCGCCATCGGAACAGCTTTTGGGATAAACTCTGTAGTTCCGATCATTAATGGAAGTAGACGTTGGATAGATTTTAAAATTATCAGGCTTCAGCCATCGGAACTGCTAAAAATTGCATATATTATCTTGATAGCCAAGGGGCTCAACGCCTGTAAGAAGAGGAAATATAAAGATATGGATGTAATATTGACTATATTTCCATTTGTAATGTTCTTTGTTCTATCTGTTTTTTTTCAAAGGGATCTGGGAACTGCTCTTCACTATATAGCGATCTCATTTATAATGATATTTTTTTCAGATATAGGGCTAAAACATATCTTTAAATTTATTGCTGTAATTGTTGTAATAGGAGTTACCTATGGTAGTTATGCATACTTTCTAGGAGATGATACGTCCTATAGAAACAGGAGGATAAGAGCCTATGTAAACGGTGTAGTCTATGATGATTATGACAATGGTGACGGGTATCAAATTAAACAATCTCTCATTGCTGTAGGAAACGGGGGACTTATTGGTAAGGGACTGGGGAATGGAACTCAAAAATACAGTTACCTTCCAGAGATACATACAGACTTTATTATGGCTTCAGTAGGAGAGGAATGGGGATTTGTAGGGGTTTCTGTAATGTTTTTAACCTATATAATTATCCTGCAGATTGGAATAACCATTGCAAAATCAACTAAAGATCATTTTGGTAAATATTTAGCTATTGGAATTACAGGTTATTTGTTCAGCCAGATAATAATGAATGTATATGTTGTTACAGGGCTTATGCCGGTTACAGGAATACCCCTGCCTCTTATGAGTTATGGGGGGACGTCTTTGTGGACGACCCTATTTTCTATTGGCGTACTTTATAATATTAACAAACACTCTTTGAAGGAGGGAACAAAAGATGCAGATAAAGAAGAAAGAGGTTCAGAATAA
- a CDS encoding TetR/AcrR family transcriptional regulator, with translation MQIKKKEVQNKIYQGAMEVFKENGYRGATMKDISKKSKVPIGNIYRYYQNKELLFDEIVFELYSSLKYNHIHEKLERVSSECDQRPKIFLNNYINLATSKPMEFSILFDSSSGTKYENFLEELVEIRGRKYLEYKRKSSAEYGNVDEDFIMILMKSAITSIIDICKKYSNNEKLLRNYLIKFDCFFRSGISDKFKEVSFHTKN, from the coding sequence ATGCAGATAAAGAAGAAAGAGGTTCAGAATAAGATCTATCAGGGAGCTATGGAAGTTTTTAAAGAAAATGGATATAGGGGAGCAACTATGAAAGACATATCCAAAAAATCTAAAGTTCCTATCGGGAATATATATCGATATTATCAAAATAAAGAACTACTTTTTGATGAAATAGTATTTGAACTCTATTCAAGTCTTAAATATAATCATATCCACGAGAAATTAGAGAGAGTGTCTTCTGAGTGTGACCAAAGACCGAAAATTTTTTTAAACAACTATATAAACCTGGCTACTTCTAAGCCTATGGAATTTTCCATCCTCTTCGACTCCTCTTCGGGGACGAAATATGAGAATTTTTTAGAGGAACTGGTAGAGATCAGAGGAAGGAAATATTTGGAATATAAAAGGAAAAGTAGTGCTGAATATGGAAATGTTGATGAAGATTTCATTATGATCTTAATGAAATCAGCTATTACCAGTATCATTGATATATGTAAAAAATACAGTAACAATGAAAAATTATTGAGGAACTATTTGATTAAATTTGATTGTTTTTTTAGGAGTGGTATAAGTGATAAATTTAAAGAAGTCAGCTTTCATACAAAGAATTAG
- a CDS encoding MetQ/NlpA family ABC transporter substrate-binding protein, with the protein MSSDFNAELVNFIMKQDKTLDIELVRYENNKNLNRDLLDEKIDINIFQTLDYLNSYNDLNDSSIESIGETYTEPMGVYSDKHNTIKSMVAGDIIAVPNDPSNKKRSLIFLEKMGLVKLDHGKQITIDGILSNPFKIEIVGVDASILPRFLEVADYVILSGGTAFSVGYTPEIDSLFLENFNKKYINIIAAREEMLENKKIVRFSKLVQSKETKLFILEKYGNNVRFF; encoded by the coding sequence GTGAGTTCGGATTTCAATGCTGAATTAGTGAATTTTATAATGAAACAGGATAAAACCCTGGATATAGAACTGGTCAGGTATGAAAATAATAAAAATTTAAATAGGGATCTTTTAGATGAAAAAATTGATATCAATATCTTTCAGACCTTAGATTATTTGAATTCATATAATGACTTAAACGATAGTTCTATTGAATCTATAGGAGAGACCTATACAGAGCCTATGGGAGTCTATTCCGATAAACACAACACTATCAAAAGTATGGTGGCAGGAGATATCATAGCTGTTCCCAATGATCCATCCAACAAAAAGAGATCGTTGATTTTTTTAGAGAAGATGGGACTTGTAAAACTGGATCATGGGAAACAAATTACAATAGACGGGATCCTTTCAAATCCATTTAAAATAGAGATTGTAGGTGTAGATGCTTCTATACTACCTAGGTTTTTAGAAGTTGCTGACTATGTGATCTTAAGCGGAGGGACAGCTTTTAGTGTAGGGTATACTCCAGAAATAGACTCATTGTTTTTAGAAAACTTCAATAAAAAATATATAAATATAATAGCTGCCAGGGAAGAAATGCTTGAAAATAAAAAAATTGTTCGATTTTCTAAACTGGTTCAAAGCAAAGAAACTAAATTATTTATTTTAGAAAAATATGGAAATAATGTAAGATTTTTTTAA
- a CDS encoding anaerobic ribonucleoside triphosphate reductase, with protein MKVVKRDGQKVNFDANKIVCAINKAAIASKEDVSTKFALEVVNKIVDLNKDLKVEEIQDIVEKELMKTYPDMAKNYILYRDMRNIERHKRTTIKKSFDGIVTVEKNNINNENANMAGDTPAGQMMTFASETTKDYTHKYLLNPEYSSAHMAGDIHIHDLDYYPTKTSTCVQYDLKKLFSNGFKSKHGKIREPKSISTYATLATIIFQTNQNEQHGGQAIPAFDFFMAPGVLKSFRRHLRYRSLTFLDADYIENKNKELKEIINNSITTISVSEDIKNILSEKLGMDMKTVEKLIKIAYADTKNETHQAMEGFIHNLNTMHSRGGNQVVFSSINYGTDFSPEGRMVIEELFKATEEGLGDSETPVFPIQIFKVKTGISFSEKDFELAVNNWAKASKGELEFEAPNFDLFIRACEVTSKRLFPNFVFLDTPFNFHEKWDINDPDRYLYEVATMGCRTRVFENVRGDKTSIGRGNVSFTSINMPRLAIKARKEAVERLGADSSEVETLAVELFHKNVKEMSYFVASQLKDRFEFQGSAVARQFPFMMENGIWDGGQNLGPNDDVRDTFASGTLGIGFIGGHNAMMALYGEGHGKNDKAYNTLYKAVSDMKDIAAEKSKEHNLNFSALATPAEGLSGRFTKIDREKFGTLEGVNDRDYYINSFHVDVKENMSSMEKIKREAPFHELTRGGHITYIELDGEAKKNVLALMKIVRAMQKEGIGYGSINHPVDRCRSCGHKGIIECTCPVCGSKEISRTRRITGYLTGDLDGWNSYKQAEEQDRVKHN; from the coding sequence ATGAAAGTAGTTAAGAGAGACGGACAAAAAGTTAACTTTGATGCAAATAAGATAGTTTGTGCTATAAATAAGGCGGCTATTGCTTCTAAAGAAGATGTCAGCACAAAATTTGCATTGGAAGTTGTAAATAAAATCGTAGATTTAAATAAAGATTTAAAAGTAGAAGAGATACAAGATATTGTAGAAAAAGAATTGATGAAAACATATCCGGATATGGCTAAAAACTATATCTTATATAGAGATATGAGAAATATAGAGAGACACAAGAGAACGACTATAAAAAAATCTTTCGACGGTATAGTTACTGTGGAAAAAAATAATATAAACAATGAAAATGCAAATATGGCCGGGGATACGCCTGCTGGGCAAATGATGACATTTGCAAGTGAAACAACAAAGGATTATACACACAAGTATCTATTAAATCCTGAATATTCAAGTGCTCATATGGCTGGAGATATTCATATCCATGATTTAGATTACTATCCTACAAAAACTTCTACCTGTGTACAATATGATTTGAAAAAATTATTTTCAAATGGATTTAAGTCAAAACATGGAAAGATCCGTGAACCTAAATCTATCTCAACATATGCTACACTGGCAACTATAATATTCCAGACAAACCAAAATGAGCAGCATGGAGGACAGGCTATACCGGCATTTGATTTCTTCATGGCTCCAGGAGTATTGAAATCATTTAGAAGACATCTTAGATATAGATCATTGACATTTTTAGATGCAGACTATATTGAGAATAAAAATAAGGAATTAAAAGAGATTATAAATAACTCTATCACTACTATATCTGTTAGTGAGGATATTAAAAATATATTATCTGAAAAATTAGGTATGGATATGAAAACTGTGGAGAAATTAATTAAAATTGCCTATGCAGATACGAAGAATGAAACGCATCAGGCTATGGAAGGATTTATCCATAACTTAAATACTATGCATTCTAGAGGTGGAAACCAGGTAGTATTTAGTTCTATTAACTATGGTACTGATTTCTCTCCTGAGGGTAGAATGGTTATAGAGGAGTTATTCAAAGCTACTGAAGAGGGGTTAGGAGACTCTGAGACACCTGTATTCCCTATTCAAATATTCAAAGTGAAAACAGGAATATCTTTTTCTGAAAAAGACTTTGAATTAGCTGTAAATAACTGGGCAAAAGCATCTAAGGGAGAGTTAGAATTTGAAGCTCCTAACTTTGATCTTTTCATCAGAGCATGTGAAGTTACTTCAAAGAGATTGTTCCCTAACTTTGTATTCTTAGATACACCATTTAACTTCCATGAAAAGTGGGATATAAATGATCCTGACAGATACTTATATGAAGTAGCTACAATGGGATGTAGAACGAGAGTATTTGAAAATGTCAGAGGAGACAAGACTTCTATTGGTCGTGGAAATGTATCATTTACATCTATCAACATGCCTAGACTAGCTATAAAAGCTAGAAAGGAAGCTGTAGAAAGATTAGGAGCAGATTCATCAGAAGTTGAAACACTAGCAGTAGAGTTATTCCATAAAAATGTAAAGGAGATGTCTTACTTTGTAGCATCTCAATTAAAAGACAGATTTGAATTCCAAGGATCAGCAGTAGCCAGACAATTCCCATTCATGATGGAAAATGGTATCTGGGATGGGGGGCAAAACTTAGGTCCTAACGATGATGTTAGAGATACATTTGCTTCTGGAACATTAGGTATAGGATTTATCGGTGGGCACAATGCAATGATGGCTCTCTATGGTGAAGGTCATGGGAAGAACGATAAGGCATATAACACACTGTATAAGGCTGTATCGGATATGAAGGATATTGCGGCAGAAAAGAGTAAGGAACATAATTTAAACTTCTCAGCATTAGCAACTCCTGCTGAAGGGTTATCTGGAAGATTTACAAAGATAGACCGTGAGAAATTTGGAACTCTTGAAGGGGTAAATGACAGAGACTACTATATCAATTCATTCCATGTGGATGTTAAAGAAAATATGTCTTCTATGGAAAAAATAAAGAGGGAAGCTCCATTCCATGAACTTACTCGTGGTGGACATATTACATATATTGAACTAGATGGAGAAGCTAAGAAAAATGTTTTAGCTCTTATGAAGATAGTTCGTGCTATGCAAAAAGAGGGGATTGGATACGGTTCTATCAATCATCCTGTAGACAGATGTAGATCATGTGGACACAAGGGGATCATAGAGTGTACTTGTCCTGTATGTGGAAGTAAGGAAATATCTAGAACTAGAAGGATCACAGGTTACTTAACTGGAGATTTAGATGGTTGGAACTCATATAAACAGGCTGAAGAGCAAGACAGAGTAAAACATAACTAA
- the nrdG gene encoding anaerobic ribonucleoside-triphosphate reductase activating protein — MKIIKIFKETISDGFGFRYSIYFSGCTHYCEGCHNHETWKGDIGRALDKEYMDEIVEEINSNYMLDGITLSGGDPFFNPEELLEFLKEIKVRTHKNIWSYTGYTFETLLEDPTMRECLDYIDVLVDGKFQKADYDPDLYFRGSSNQRIIDIKESLENDQIITLEF, encoded by the coding sequence ATGAAAATAATAAAAATATTTAAAGAAACAATTTCCGACGGATTCGGATTTAGATACTCCATATACTTCTCTGGCTGCACCCACTACTGTGAAGGGTGTCATAACCATGAAACGTGGAAGGGTGACATAGGAAGGGCCTTAGACAAGGAATATATGGATGAAATAGTAGAAGAGATAAATTCTAACTATATGTTAGACGGGATAACCCTCTCTGGAGGAGATCCATTTTTTAATCCGGAAGAACTTTTAGAATTCCTAAAGGAGATAAAAGTCAGGACCCATAAAAATATATGGTCTTATACTGGATATACCTTTGAAACTCTATTAGAAGATCCTACTATGAGGGAGTGTCTGGACTATATAGATGTATTGGTGGATGGTAAATTTCAAAAAGCTGACTATGATCCGGATCTATATTTTAGAGGGAGCAGTAACCAGAGAATTATAGACATAAAGGAAAGTCTCGAGAATGATCAAATAATTACCTTAGAATTTTAA
- the dinB gene encoding DNA polymerase IV, with protein sequence MKRSKRVILHYDMDAFYASIEIRDQPNLRGKPVIVGTSVITTCNYEARKYGLHSAMSVTKARGLCPYGVYLKVDKEKYSRVSKQIKNLVLRLTNKVEFIALDEGFVDITEIIKKYPSYEVFAEKFQRGILKNTGLTCSIGIGYNKLSAKLASDAKKPGGVTFIRNVDEFADFMSDKGIKLIPGVGKKTQEILGRKNITQVSDVLKMSLQELRSILGYNRGEMIYEYCRGIDNRKVSIESKTHSISNERTYSAPLEDREFIWNEFLSLLVKTHKRLKQQKYHTKTLTLKVRYFDRKIITRSKSIYMSTQNIEILKKILSELFEEINLEDKIKLLGVNLGNLSENKEYQLSFKDVGEIKKERKIQELKDKINNFKN encoded by the coding sequence ATGAAAAGAAGTAAAAGAGTTATCCTTCACTACGATATGGACGCATTTTATGCATCTATAGAGATAAGGGATCAGCCCAATCTTCGTGGTAAACCTGTAATTGTAGGAACCAGTGTTATAACTACTTGTAATTATGAAGCCAGGAAATACGGGTTACATTCTGCAATGAGTGTTACAAAGGCTAGGGGACTATGTCCCTATGGAGTATACCTGAAAGTTGATAAAGAGAAGTACAGCAGAGTTTCCAAACAGATAAAAAACTTGGTTTTAAGACTGACCAACAAGGTAGAATTTATAGCTTTGGATGAAGGGTTTGTAGATATTACAGAGATTATAAAAAAGTATCCGTCCTATGAAGTATTCGCTGAAAAATTTCAAAGGGGTATATTAAAAAATACAGGATTGACATGTTCTATCGGAATAGGGTATAACAAACTCAGTGCAAAATTAGCCAGTGATGCTAAAAAACCCGGAGGAGTTACATTTATCAGAAATGTAGATGAATTCGCTGATTTTATGTCAGATAAGGGGATAAAACTTATACCAGGAGTAGGGAAGAAAACCCAGGAAATCTTAGGTCGGAAAAATATTACACAAGTATCTGATGTTTTAAAGATGTCACTGCAGGAACTCAGGAGTATATTGGGATATAACAGAGGTGAGATGATATATGAATATTGCAGGGGAATTGACAATAGGAAGGTGTCTATAGAATCTAAAACACACTCTATCAGCAATGAGAGAACTTATTCGGCTCCTTTAGAAGATAGGGAGTTTATATGGAATGAATTTTTAAGTCTCTTGGTAAAAACCCATAAAAGGTTGAAACAGCAGAAATATCATACAAAAACTCTAACTTTAAAGGTAAGGTATTTTGACAGGAAGATCATAACCAGATCTAAAAGTATCTATATGTCCACTCAAAATATAGAAATTTTAAAAAAAATATTATCTGAGCTATTTGAGGAGATTAATTTAGAGGATAAAATTAAATTACTAGGGGTAAATCTAGGGAACTTGAGTGAAAATAAGGAATATCAATTGTCTTTCAAAGACGTTGGGGAGATAAAAAAGGAAAGAAAAATACAAGAATTAAAAGATAAAATTAATAATTTTAAGAATTAA
- a CDS encoding M18 family aminopeptidase: MKKLANDFINFSHSSKSVFHAVKNTADILIDNGYKEISESEKWNLEVNGKYFFKKNHSSLIAFSIGNGKLNECGFKISGNHTDSPGFRIKPNPEMVGDSYLRLNTEVYGGPILNTWLDRPLSIAGRVVMKSENVFKPETVLVNIDKPCLIIPNLAIHQNREVNKGVELNKQNDTLPILTLVNKQLEKENFLLKIIAEENNIDIADILDFDLYLYEFEKGSLVGLNEEMISAAKIDNLGALYVGLDAFIEAKDFNGVNILACFDNEEVGSSTKQGADSNMLLNTLDRISLSLGLDREEFFCALSNSFMLSVDGAHAVHPAQNQKTDPMIRPKMNHGVALKVTANQSYTSDAHSLAVVKQILEPNGIPYQYFVNRSDTPGGSTIGPISSTHLDINAVDLGLAMIGMHSVRELCGVEDLMNLKKLLKNYYSL; encoded by the coding sequence ATGAAAAAACTTGCAAATGACTTTATCAACTTTTCCCACTCTTCAAAATCTGTATTTCACGCAGTAAAAAATACTGCTGATATATTGATAGACAATGGTTACAAAGAGATCTCAGAATCTGAAAAATGGAATCTAGAGGTCAATGGGAAATATTTCTTCAAAAAAAATCATTCTTCATTGATTGCATTTTCTATTGGAAATGGAAAGTTAAATGAATGTGGATTTAAAATATCAGGGAACCATACAGATTCTCCAGGATTTAGAATAAAACCTAATCCAGAGATGGTAGGAGATTCATACCTTAGATTGAATACAGAGGTATATGGCGGGCCTATTTTGAATACATGGTTAGACAGACCTCTAAGCATTGCAGGAAGGGTAGTTATGAAATCAGAGAATGTATTCAAACCTGAAACAGTCTTAGTAAATATAGATAAGCCGTGTCTTATCATTCCTAACCTTGCAATCCACCAAAATAGAGAGGTGAATAAAGGAGTTGAATTGAACAAACAAAATGATACTCTGCCTATCTTAACATTGGTAAATAAGCAGTTAGAAAAAGAAAACTTCCTTTTAAAAATAATTGCCGAGGAAAATAATATTGATATAGCTGACATTTTGGATTTTGACTTGTATCTGTATGAATTTGAAAAGGGAAGCCTTGTAGGATTAAATGAGGAGATGATCTCTGCTGCCAAGATAGATAATTTAGGAGCACTCTATGTCGGTTTAGATGCTTTTATTGAAGCTAAGGACTTTAATGGGGTAAATATATTAGCTTGTTTTGACAACGAAGAGGTAGGAAGCAGTACAAAGCAGGGTGCAGACTCAAATATGCTGTTAAATACTCTGGACAGGATATCTTTATCTTTAGGACTGGATAGGGAGGAATTCTTCTGTGCATTATCAAATTCATTTATGCTTTCTGTAGACGGGGCCCATGCAGTTCATCCGGCTCAGAATCAAAAGACAGACCCAATGATAAGACCTAAGATGAATCATGGTGTGGCATTAAAAGTTACAGCCAATCAATCTTATACTTCAGATGCACATTCACTGGCTGTAGTAAAACAAATATTAGAACCTAATGGGATTCCGTATCAATATTTTGTAAATAGATCAGATACACCAGGAGGGTCTACAATAGGACCGATTTCTTCTACACATCTAGATATAAATGCTGTAGATTTAGGATTAGCAATGATTGGAATGCATTCCGTACGTGAACTATGTGGTGTAGAAGATCTTATGAATTTAAAAAAGTTACTTAAAAATTATTATTCCCTTTAA
- a CDS encoding response regulator transcription factor translates to MKILLVEDEKQISDYISKGLLEAGYDVDTVDNGEDAISYATNYDYSLILLDIMIPKKSGIEVVKYLKKQKDSTHIILISAKDQIQDKVVGLDAGADDYLVKPFAFSELLARIRAIFRRNSEGNDNILTAQNLKMDLVKRIVSRDDQVIELTTREFNLLEYFIENKNTVLTRMMITEKVWNINFISDTNVVDVYINHLRKKIDKAFDKKLIHTVRGVGYILKD, encoded by the coding sequence ATGAAAATATTATTAGTAGAAGATGAAAAACAGATATCGGATTACATAAGCAAGGGACTATTAGAAGCGGGGTACGATGTAGACACTGTAGATAATGGAGAGGATGCTATAAGCTATGCTACAAATTATGACTATAGTTTAATATTACTTGATATTATGATCCCTAAAAAGAGTGGAATAGAAGTAGTTAAATATCTGAAAAAACAAAAAGATAGTACTCATATAATTCTTATATCAGCAAAGGATCAAATTCAGGATAAAGTTGTGGGACTAGATGCAGGAGCAGACGATTATTTAGTAAAACCATTCGCTTTTTCTGAGCTGTTAGCTAGAATAAGAGCTATATTCAGAAGAAATAGTGAGGGGAATGACAATATTTTAACAGCCCAAAACCTGAAGATGGACTTAGTAAAGAGAATTGTTTCTAGAGATGATCAGGTAATAGAGCTGACAACCAGGGAGTTCAATCTGTTGGAATATTTTATAGAAAATAAAAATACTGTTTTAACTCGTATGATGATCACAGAAAAAGTATGGAATATCAACTTTATCTCTGATACAAATGTAGTGGATGTATATATAAATCATTTAAGAAAAAAAATTGATAAGGCTTTTGATAAAAAATTAATCCATACTGTTAGAGGAGTGGGGTATATATTAAAAGATTAA